A window of the Lactuca sativa cultivar Salinas chromosome 5, Lsat_Salinas_v11, whole genome shotgun sequence genome harbors these coding sequences:
- the LOC128134091 gene encoding acetylornithine aminotransferase, chloroplastic/mitochondrial-like codes for MNSIFFTGGNFARLAVKNNTRKMGETKNKFRVLMVKICNRFKFKLIVMFFLFGKAKAELDFTYSGGFSRFKQSFVSSDPISESQDLFKDMISSASFARGGMLYSSPLSDEAMMFTGACSRLLRFPSPPQLSATYVQCGLGCSGSLWAHTTLGVEPDAMLIGFGDDIGIGAIVVNDLLADYIHFYQPDKQFMPTPRCLDASKLLNMVSQREYLIKVERSGNYLMGSLTKNLGMHHQVVGIRSVGLVATIQLKVNAHSLIIACQQLGLQLDFRGIPNSIRMMPPAEVTD; via the exons atgaattccatcttcttCACCGGCGGTAACTTTGCTCGACTTGCAGTGAAGAACAACACCAGGAAAATGGGGGAAACAAAGAACAAATTTCGTGTGTTAATG gtAAAGATTTGTAACCGATTCAAATTCAAGCTAATTgtgatgttttttcttttt GGCAAAGCAAAGGCAGAACTCGATTTCACGTACTCCGGAGGATTTTCTCGTTTTAAGCAATCCTTCGTTTCTTCCGATCCTATATCGGAAAGCCAG GATCTCTTTAAGGATATGATCTCAAGTGCATCGTTTGCAAGAGGGGGGATGTTGTACAGCTCCCCTTTGTCGGATGAAGCAATGATGTTTactggagcttgctcaaggttaCTCAGGTTCCCTTCACCCCCACAGCTGTCTGCAACATAT GTTCAATGTGGGTTAGGGTGTAGCGGATCTCTATGGGCACATACAACATTAGGTGTTGAACCGGATGCTATGCTCATTGGCTTTGGAGACGACATTGGGATTGGCGCCATTGTTGTCAACGACTTACTTGCTGACTACATTCATTTTTATCAGCCGGATAAACAATTCATGCCCACACCACGTTGTCTGGATGCCTCGAAGTTGCTTAACATGGTATCCCAACGGGAATACCTGATTAAGGTCGAGAGAAGTGGGAACTATTTGATGGGGTCGTTAACCAAGAACTTGGGAATGCATCATCAGGTTGTGGGCATAAGATCAGTTGGTCTTGTTGCTACTATTCAGCTGAAGGTGAATGCGCATTCACTGATCATTGCATGTCAACAGCTGGGACTTCAATTGGACTTTAGGGGAATACCCAACAGCATTCGGATGATGCCACCTGCTGAGGTAACTGACTAA